In a genomic window of Besnoitia besnoiti strain Bb-Ger1 chromosome XI, whole genome shotgun sequence:
- a CDS encoding hypothetical protein (encoded by transcript BESB_021630): MTVAPVIRRIAFSGKKSRHTPTDRICVFKNQTATMFAFQDSEQQQLQKLIRDKFITRVRAFALYVAALRLLPTVFWIFSSETPKNQISA, translated from the coding sequence ATGACCGTTGCACCTGTGATTCGCCGCATCGCCTTTTCAGGGAAAAAGTCTCGACATACGCCAACGGATCGAATCTGCGTCTTCAAAAATCAGACGGCGACCATGTTTGCCTTCCAAGACtccgagcagcagcagctgcagaagctgaTTCGGGACAAATTTATCACGAGGGTTCGTGCCTTCGCGCTGTACGTTgctgccctccgcctcctgcctACGGTCTTCTGGATTTTTTCGTCAGAGACGCCTAAGAACCAGATCTCAGCCTGA
- a CDS encoding hypothetical protein (encoded by transcript BESB_021640), with protein MTQQPGAEQLSGGKPPPPPPSFRFGIPSSQQPPRFAASLQSPAASSAAASLSASAAAASSFFSTLTSTLAAGTFQTPHRNKAGDAASSSERQNADLGSPSAHPGREVARVVSKVSLSAAPPSYSSSRGLLSSPHSPPSARAACDFLDEDDACSSPGDAASSAESAADLQAQKQLLQRIVKKRERELRAALIRVRRLEEAAAAQDAERHQERELLLDVLKQNRLYVGKRGRDNTEDATGEARTLPPEASGSGAPGDGADCAESDVLTEEEALMGIQKLANLVRQLEEENRVLLLFAQMVFPTYSGFLVAQPLQRRLQLDFEELRTSWLELEEDRGVAAVQAQQVAYAQAREWEEKAKKTERELEDLRGTVAELKQQVAKVTKEKALLLVSRMQRRADGVRTPPTALAAEAKRGFEYGMGGREGDLCPHCLSVSAAAARAVEAATRATHVNSEEDSQSGANAQDSRERTEGGHVALRAGDDAQATSTDRWSAAANLSDEGACEERLEKGGVSREEGRGDRLEAGGAEEIPVGHSVNDATRIVGSRTFRARAVSGGDESRGTKEACRPAEADDACEARVCAHSAEAQNCAVCSQASEEAHSSPRSLQEDAAPGRGRRRETDAAEQGSNFRFVSAATSEAASGRSSRVCSSGDQPHAAEASFSGPVGGGASESAVSQARYEAAELKRKLEETEKALERHRDHARELLAQKDEALTRLQQKLAALQRQKVSRQPSLASGAGSSGADALFAEPSLSPTASSQLPGFAGAFPAVNGAARPETAAVMQQLALRQTQASAEIRGLQDALQQAREETARERQESHRLRAKLQREAARRSLDGRDTLAGLGSFPPSGAEEGSGGDTSCGHVEAAEPSRESRSRREGSASARAAEDDGVIRDGEYLRNVLIRYVQYQREGNEKAADSLLPVLATVLKMSESEKRQMLEAGTGSVLGGIGGGIYAAVAQQLGLGS; from the coding sequence ATGACGCAGCAGCCGGGTGCGGAGCAGCTCAGCGGCGGGaagcctccgcccccgccgccgtcttTTCGTTTTGGGATCCCGTCAtcccagcagccgccgcgtttcgcggcctcgctgcagagCCCCGCTGCGTcatcggcggcggcctctctctccgcttcggcggccgcagcgtcgTCTTTTTTCTCGACCTTGACGTCCACCCTTGCGGCGGGAACGTTCCAGACGCCTCACCGGAACAAGGCGGGGGatgccgcctcttcttcagagaggcagaacgCAGACCTAGGTTCTCCGTCCGCACACCCGGGGCGGGAGGTTGCGAGAGTCGTCTCGAAGGTAtctctgtctgccgcgcccCCTTCTTACTCGTCGTCTCGCGGGCTCCTTTCTTCGCCGCActctccgccctcggcgcgggctgcgtgCGACTTCCTCGATGAAGACGATGCGTGTTCTTCTCCAGGCGACGCTGCGTCTTCGGCAGAAAGTGCAGCGgacctgcaggcgcagaagcagctgctgcagcgaatCGTGAAAAAGCGCGAAAGGGAGCTAAGAGCTGCGCTGatccgcgtgcggcgactcgaagaagcggctgctgcgcaggacgcggagcgCCACCAGGAACGCGAACTCCTCTTGGATGTGCTCAAGCAGAACAGGCTCTACGTGGGGAAGCGCGGGCGGGACAATACGGAGGATgcgacgggcgaggcgcgcacgctGCCTCCAGAGGCCAGTGGGAGCGGAGCcccgggcgacggcgccgactGCGCGGAGTCAGATGTGCTGACTGAAGAGGAGGCGTTGATGGGGATTCAGAAGCTCGCAAACTTGGTGCGGCAGCTGGAAGAAGAGAATCGCGTTCTCTTGCTCTTCGCGCAGATGGTTTTCCCTACCTACTCTGGATTTctcgtcgcgcagccgctgcagcggcgcctgcagctcgacTTCGAAGAGCTGCGGACTTCGTGGTTGGAGCTCGAGGAAGACCGGGGCGTCGCGGCAGTTCAGGCGCAGCAGGTGGCCTATGCACAAGCGAGAGAGTgggaagagaaagcgaagaaaaccgAGCGCGAACTGGAAGATCTGCGCGGAACTGTCGCCGAGTTGAAGCAGCAGGTGGCGAAGGTGACGAAGGAAAAGGCGCTCTTGCTCGTCAGCCGCATGCAACGGCGCGCTGACGGCGTGAGGACTCCCCCAACAGCGCTTGCCGCtgaagcgaagagaggatTCGAGTACGGAAtgggagggcgagaaggcgatcTGTGCCCGCATTGTTTGTCggtgtctgcagcggcggcgcgagctgtcGAGGCTGCAACGCGTGCGACGCATGTGAACTCTGAAGAGGACTCCCAGTCTGGAGCGAATGCCCAGGATTCGAGGGAACGAACCGAGGGGGGGCACGTCGCCCTTCGAGCTGGAGATGATGCACAGGCGACGTCGACAGATCGCTGGTCAGCGGCTGCTAACCTCAGCGATGAGGGCGCTTGCGAAGAGCGACTTGAGAAAGGGGGAGTGTCTCGTGAGGAAGGGAGGGGCGATAGGCTGGAAgcagggggggcggaggagatTCCCGTCGGTCACAGTGTAAACGACGCAACTCGCATAGTCGGCAGCCGCACGTTTCGAGCCAGAGCTGTGTCTGGAGGCGACGAGTCCCGCGGTACGAAAGAGGCTTGTCGTCCAGCTGAAGCGGACGATGCGTGTGAGGCTCGCGTTTGCGCAcacagcgccgaggcgcagaacTGTGCAGTTTGTAGTCAGGCGAGTGAGGAGGCTCACAGCTCTCCTCGTTCGCTGCAAGAGGATGCAGCACCTGGTCGCggcaggaggagggagacagacgcagcggagcaGGGGTCGAATTTCCGTTTCGTCTCCGCAGCCAcgagcgaagccgcgagcggGCGAAGCTCGagagtctgcagcagcggcgatcagccgcatgcagctgagGCTTCATTTTCGGGTCCCgttggaggaggcgcgagtgAGAGCGCCGTGTCGCAGGCGCGTTATGAGGCGGCAGAGTTGAAGCGGAAGCTggaggagacggagaaggcgctggagcggcaTCGCGACCATGCGCGAGAGCTGCTTGCGCAGAAGGACGAAGCACTCACTCGTCTTCAACAGAAGTTGGCCGCGCTACAGCGGCAGAAAGTCTCTCGTCAGCCTTCCctcgcctcgggcgcgggctccagcggcgccgacgcttTGTTCGCAGAGCCAAGTCTGTCGCCCACGGCGTCTTCGCAGCTCCCAGGCTTCGCAGGGGCTTTTCCGGCGGTGAACGGAGCGGCCCGACCGGAGACAGCCGCCGTCATGCAACAGCTCGCACtccggcagacgcaggcgtcggCAGAGATTCGTGGGCTGCAGGATGCGCTCCAACAGGCGCGtgaagagacggcgcgcgagcgacaggaGAGTCATCGGCTGCgggcgaagctgcagagggaggcggcgcggagaagcctCGACGGCCGAGACACTCTCGCCGGTTTGGGCTCCTTCCCTCCGtcgggcgccgaggaggggAGTGGCGGAGACACCAGCTGCGGGCacgtggaggccgccgagccgagccgcgagagccgcagccggcgggagggctcggcgagcgcgcgcgcggctgaagaCGACGGGGTGATACGCGACGGAGAGTACTTGAGAAACGTGCTGATCCGCTACGTGCAGTATCAGAGAGAGGGCAACGAGAAGGCTGCGGACTCGCTATTGCCCGTCCTCGCGACCGTGCTGAAGatgagcgagagcgagaaacgCCAAATGCTCGAGGCCGGAACAGGGTCAGTTCTAGGCGGCATAGGAGGCGGTATCTACGCGGCagtggcgcagcagctgggcTTGGGTTCGTAA
- a CDS encoding hypothetical protein (encoded by transcript BESB_021650) has product MEEKSQRGCSAEDADYIQRRSLQGGDGEMGFSLSALYESPERKPPTPGSLSAQLTPPPSSSSPSPAATCSPSDSSASSAAAASSAGDDASRASCPFGTALPPVDVGRFALTPLLKKLLHLRQAFERPLLDVFGFPFFLRHQVAAASCCSCCASCCCCDVSTRAPRMQVASSSPRPAAGYPSGSSSARAPPAGAPVASLAEWLIPPCGAGSPPACTHACVERTCRVSALQAAAAQLARTMQSSLESAPRGASTSYEPLPGEAGDAERRRKNGKKRRRLVDEDVAAGVEEASLPADAGARRSREEREVELLLAKNVLRQIRLPGVAHGHLVLFFTSDWLHFLQRCVWRAQRQALAELRKQQGSGSKPKAEAQAGGEGAASPCAPSFRPSRKALSSGAASAFFPATQPEAHPSMRRRRDVLLHLPCNLGKQLRAVLSANVLSGCPHTELRTVAVQRAVQEYLQTWRERRREAGVLLEAASRKRQELRTALRNPAADEETLRGVYAKMKGAADAGRERDAAAVSRRGLSAGGGMERERCRRRPEAPPPAAAAGASSSRHDEDLQRRRVALLRVEDVLARGVRGAEELLTLREAWALGPGLGGGDEANFEGGTTGGRELTAELESGVSARFLSSWQRAGVDEGEEDVCEARVHALTRCLLGPGENGGPSLYDAGLRSDDAAAASASRGDSSSAEVRGASSALLLICGGESRDSSSESAEDLVLLLLHELNLVRSAVGRGSLALCIPQQGLLVRWLLGGRKEILSRLHARKFKELPWADVERRGLLHTGLGSRFTLLDLRGKGDLDAVDISSGLVVRLRGELRRGMRVY; this is encoded by the coding sequence ATGGAGGAAAAATCGCAGAGAGGCTGTTCTGCTGAGGACGCAGACTACATCCAGCGAAGGAGTCTTCAGGGGGGCGACGGTGAGATgggcttttctctctcggctctctACGAATCGCCGGAGAGGAAGCCGCCGACTCCTGGCTCCCTCTCTGCCCAACTCACACcccctccttcttcttcatcgccttcgccggctgcAACATGTTCTCCTTCTGATTCGTcagcctcctcggcggccgctgcttcATCTGCAGGAGACgacgcttctcgcgcgtcctgccCGTTTGGCACGGCGCTCCCGCCAGTCGATGTGGGTCGCTTCGCGTTGACTCCTCTGCTGAAGAAACTTCTTCACCTTCGGCAGGCTTTCGAGAGGCCTCTGCTCGACGTGTTTGGCTTCCCCTTCTTCCTGCGCCACCaggtcgcggccgcgtcctgctgctcctgctgcgcctcctgctgtTGCTGCGACGTCTCGACCAGGGCGCCACGCATGCAAGTCGCCTCATCGTCTCCCCGTCCCGCTGCGGGCTATCCCTCCGGCTCGTCCTCGGCGAGGGCTCCTCCGGCAGGagcgcctgtcgcctctcTTGCAGAGTGGCTAATTCCACCTTGCGGAGCAGGGTCCccgcctgcatgcacgcacgcCTGTGTCGAGCGGACCTGTCGAGTTTccgctctgcaggcggctgcggcgcagctggcTCGAACAATGCAGTCTTCGCTAGAGAGCGCCCCGCGGGGAGCGTCAACCTCGTACGAGCCTCTGCCTGGGGAGGCTGGCGATgcggagcgccggcggaagaacggaaagaagagaagacggcTGGTTGACGAGGACGTCGCAGCTGGGGTCGAGGAGGCCAGTCTGCCGgctgacgcaggcgcccgcaggtcgcgcgaagaacgcgaaGTCGAGCTTCTACTCGCGAAGAACGTCCTCCGACAGATTCGCTTGCCGGGCGTCGCCCATGGGCatctcgtcctcttcttcacaAGTGACTGGCTGCACTTCCTGCAGCGGTGTGtgtggcgcgcgcagcgccaggcgcttGCGGAGCTGAGGAAGCAGCAAGGCAGCGGGAGCAAGCCCAaggccgaggcgcaggcgggcggcgagggcgcggcgtcgccctgcgcgccgagcTTTCGACCCTCGCGGAAAGCGCTCAGCAGCGGGGCTgccagcgccttcttccccgcTACGCAGCCGGAAGCACACCCGAGCatgcgcagacggcgcgacgTCCTCTTGCATTTGCCGTGTAACCTCGGGAAGCAACTCAGAGCGGTTCTCTCCGCCAACGTCCTGAGTGGATGCCCGCACACGGAGCTGCGCACGGTGGCCGTCCAGCGCGCCGTGCAAGAGTACTTGCAAacgtggagagagaggcggcgagaggctggAGTCCTCCTCGAGGCTGCCTCGCGCAAGCGGCAGGAGCTGCGAACGGCGCTGCGCAACCCTGCCGCGGACGAGGAGACTCTGCGTGGAGTGTACGCGAAGATGAaaggcgcagcggacgcaggcAGGGAGCGTGACGCAGCCGCAGTGAGCCGGCGAGGCTtgtccgcaggcggcgggatGGAGAGGGAACGCTGCCGGAGGCGGCCGGAGGCTCcacctccagcagcagcagccgggGCCTCAAGCAGCCGCCACGATGAAGACCttcagaggaggcgcgtggctCTCCTCAGGGTGGAAGATGTGCTCGCCCGGGGAGTtagaggcgccgaagagctGCTGACCCTACGCGAGGCTTGGGCGCTGGGGCCCGGGctggggggcggcgacgaggcgaactTTGAAGGCGGCACCACGGGCGGCAGAGAGTTGACCGCGGAACTCGAAAGTGGCGTCTCCGCAAGGTTTCTCAGTTCGTGGCAGCGGGCGGGCGTCGatgaaggagaggaggacgtttgcgaggcgcgtgtgcatgcactcACGCGCTGCCTCCTGGGCCCCGGGGAGAACGGGGGGCCTTCCCTCTACGACGCAGGTCTCCGGTCggacgacgccgcagcggcgagcgcctcgcgaggCGATTCTTCGAGTGCTGAggtgcgcggcgcttcgtcgGCTTTGCTCCTGAtctgcggaggagagagccgcgacaGCTCCTCGGAGAGTGCAGAAGACCTcgtgcttcttctgcttcacgAACTGAATTTAGTGCGCAGTGCAGTGGGGCGCGGCAGCTTGGCGCTGTGCATCCCGCAGCAGGGCTTGCTGGTCAGGTGGCTGCTGGGCGGCCGGAAGGAAATTCTGAGCCGGCTCCACGCACGCAAGTTCAAGGAGCTGCCGTGGGCGGATGTAGAGCGACGGGGCTTGCTGCACACAGGACTCGGCTCGCGATTCACGCTGCTCGATTTGAGAGGAAAGGGAGACCTCGACGCCGTGGACATCTCCTCGGGCCTGGTCGtcaggctgcgaggcgaacTCCGCAGAGGCATGCGCGTGTACTAA
- a CDS encoding hypothetical protein (encoded by transcript BESB_021660) has product MEILVACRHFCRLDLAMLLLAIGIAISAEFIEGQVETQGTSDATPYITFAVDGDGHVTRGQGRAGEKERDTINEQDEPRDTLGEPSTSADAGSSDHKDSRRRGSDEDEESKKQGKTDEEEGEDEDGHTLRPEGGSDGFLPRHRDEAGVAAPRAESVTAECLRYHNLFRVDQLEDSALEPLQGHDGMDAYVVALLERVAASDCTTRDIPQNIPFGINFYAYSGSKPSCVGATHLWYRGIDNFHGRYPGTDWQRGSANQFVQMMWSSSEYIACARTRDCAQGMNQLMCLYYPSGNTVGEAPFSENAWYALLERHRRWKQYDQPGGRRDRRPRAAASHGEVKEN; this is encoded by the exons ATGGAGATTCTCGTAGCCTGTCGGCATTTCTGTCGCCTTGATCTGGCCATGCTCCTGCTGGCGATAGGCATCGCCATCTCTGCAGAGTTTATCGAGGGCCAGGTAGAGACGCAGGGCACGTCCGATGCAACGCCATACATCACTTTCGCCGTAGATGGCGACGGTCACGTAACGCGCGGTCAAGGACGCGCCGGTGAAAAGGAACGGGACACTATAAACGAGCAGGATGAGCCCCGAGATACTCTTGGGGAACCATCCACGTCAGCGGACGCCGGGTCTTCCGATCACAAAGACTCGAGGCGTCGGGGGtccgacgaggacgaggagtcAAAGAAGCAGGGCAAAACtgatgaagaagagggcgaagacgaagacggtCACACGCTTCGGCcggaaggaggaagcgacggcTTCCTCCCCCGGCATCGTGACGAGGCCGGAGTAGCAGCTCCGCGTGCTGAATCTGTTACTGCAG AATGCTTGAGGTACCACAACTTATTCCGAGTAGACCAACTGGAGGACAGCGCACTGGAACCTCTGCAAGGGCACGACGGAATGGACGCCTATGTTGTGGCCCTGCTGGAACGAGTGGCAGCCTCCGACTGTACGACGCGAGATATTCCCCAAAACATTCCG TTTGGGATCAACTTTTACGCTTACTCCGGCAGCAAACCGTCTTGCGTGGGTGCGACCCATCTCTGGTACAGAGGCATTGACAATTTCCACGG acgctATCCGGGGACGGACTGGCAACGGGGATCAGCGAATCAGTTTGTTCAGATGATGTGGTCTTCCTCCGAGTACatcgcgtgcgcgcggacgcgggaCTGTGCACAGGGCATGAATCAGCTCATGTGTCTATACTATCCGAGCGGAAATACCGTTGGAGAAGCACCGTTCAG CGAGAACGCCTGGTACGCTTTGCTTGAACGCCATCGGCGCTGGAAGCAGTACGACCAAccaggcggcaggcgagatCGCCGCCCTCGTGCAGCAGCGAGTCACGGCGAGGTGAAAGAGAACTAA
- a CDS encoding PUL domain-containing protein (encoded by transcript BESB_021670), whose product MPASAPFLLAFEGGVHSKAVRCACVVAAGASAASSSSSSASSSAAAPALAACEIVTGSLDSSIVVWRPQAPSGRGVDAPAGPPVYNPRLVLRPHADFVYCVAACETDKVIPSFFSGSKDKRALRLALDDGRVLTEFEGHEGPVCSLAEVAASSLFVTGSWDGTARLWRIATGECVRSLEQHKHAVAVLALPQPPLIVTGSQDKALRFWSLDGNIQRIVPDAHDDIIRALDALPRPSSAPSAAGEACIVLSASNDQRVKAWELNGSLLAQFEAHSAFVFDVKASRVRGDRFFTASDDSTCKVWMLSESPQETGALTAQVTQTLLHAATVWQVVELPSGDIVTCCEDGKMRVWTQDTARSLPEAERAQQESEARLAQEAAAAKRESAIDVSSLPDVSQMAAMRGKKDGEVKMFREGQMAVVYRWQQSTSSWEKLGEVMGAAKQKTYYEGDAYFEGGDYDYVFNVEIGEDGAYRRLPFRLTDNPLVAAEKFCARECINKSCLEQITSFIRRNAGLASSPPAAAPSAFNRGVTGSAQDSVYGAATAVTSSMSPLMEVFTFAKGNFEAAGKKILEFDAQFPPGAPEKLTELEKQYLLDALEKIKSPAFLKKEFRACEIEVIFEKLAKWPCSRAMPVMDVWRIMALHPQYHAVHKKAGDQGWTAVVVALRHTKDACNSAADDAPLILCCLRFLANLMDLTTSRSVMLRHAAAVLASLASDRILVSANRNVRLTAASVLANFAVAFANKEEKAARVQVIELLHRLMITEQDADVYYRCLAALLTILVTPPLPQQRATLVNRCKELDVASLLPPMNQQVPAEGKVGDMAQNLLLLLE is encoded by the exons ATGCCGGCTTCCGCGCCCTTCCTGCTCGCCTTTGAAGGCGGCGTGCACTCCAAGGCCgtccgctgcgcgtgcgtcgtcgcggccggcgcctctgcggcctcatcgtcttcctcctccgcctcctcctccgcggcagcgcctgccctcgcggcctgcgagatCGTCACAGGCAGCCTCGACAGCTCCATCGTCGTGTGGCGCCCCCAGGCGCCCTCCGGCCGCGGGGTAGATGCCCCCGCTGGCCCCCCGGTCTACAacccgcgcctcgtcctcagGCCGCATGCCGACTTTGTGTACTGTGTTGCGGCTTGCGAGACAGACAAAGTGATcccctccttcttctcgggGAGCAAAGACAAACGcgcgctccgcctcgccctcgacgaCGGCCGCGTCCTCACGGAATTCGAG GGTCACGAAGGCCCCGTCTGTTCCCTCGCAGaagtcgccgcctcgtcgctgtttGTGACCGGCAGCTGGGACGGCActgcgcgtctctggcgcATCGCCACGGGCGAGTGTGTCCGCAGTCTCGAGCAACACAAACACGCCG TCGCAGTGTTAGCGCTCCCGCAGCCACCTCTTATCGTCACAGGCTCGCAGGACAAGGCGTTGCGCTTCTGGTCGCTAGACGGGAATATCCAGAGAATTGTCCCAG ATGCACACGATGACATCATCCGCGCTCTTgacgcgcttccgcgtccctcctcagccccgagcgccgcgggagaggcctGCATAGTTCTCTCGGCATCAAACGACCAGCGCGTGAAGGCGTGGGAGCTCAACGGCTCGCTCCTTGCTCAGTTCGAGGCGCACTCTGCTTTCGTCTTCG ACGTCAAAGCGAGTCGGGTGCGTGGCGACCGGTTTTTCACAGCCTCGGATGACAGCACATGCAAAGTCTGGATGCTGAGCGAATCTCCGCAAGAAACTGGAGCGTTGACCGCTCAGGTGACGCAGACGCTTCTTCACGCAGCAACCGTCTGGCAG GTTGTGGAACTTCCCTCTGGCGACATAGTCACTTGCTGCGAGGACGGCAAAATGAG AGTGTGGACGCAAGACACAGCGCGATCCCTGCCTGAGGCGGAGCGAGCGCAACAGGAGAGCGAAGCCAGACTC gcgcaggaagccgcagctgcgaagCGCGAGTCCGCCATTGACGTCTCCTCGCTACCCGACGTCTCCCAAATGGCT GCGATGCGGGGGAAGAAAGACGGAGAAGTGAAAATGTTTCGCGAAGGCCAGATGGCTGTCGTGTACCGCTGGCAACAGTCCACAAGCAGCTGGGAGAAGCTTGGCGAAGTCATGGGTGCCGCCAAACAAAAGACCTACtacgagggcgacgcg TatttcgagggcggcgactaCGACTACGTCTTCAACGTGGAAatcggcgaagacggcgcgtATAGGCGTCTGCCTTTCCG GCTCACGGACAAccctctcgtcgccgctgagAAGTTCTGTGCGCGCGAGTGCATCAACAAGAGCTGTCTGGAACAAATCACGAGTTTCATTCGCCGCAACGCAGGACTCGCTTcttccccccccgccgccgctccctcgGCGTTCAACCGCGGCGTCACCGGCAGCGCGCAGGATAGCGTATACGGCGCTGCGACCGCTGTCACCAGTTCGATGTCGCCTTTGATGGAAGTTTTCACCTTCGCCAAAGGCAACTTCGAAGCTGCAGGGAAAAAGATCCTCGAATTCGACGCGCAGTTCCCTCCAGGGGCGCCG GAGAAGCTCACTGAGTTGGAGAAGCAGTATTTGCTCGACGCGTTGGAAAAAATCAAGTCGCCTGCGTTTTTGAAAAAGGAATTCCG GGCGTGTGAAATCGAGGTGATTTTCGAGAAACTTGCCAAGTGGCCCTGCAGCAGGGCGATGCCGGTCATGGACGTGTGGCGCATCATGGCGCTGCATCCGCAGTATCACGCCGTCCACAAAAAAGCAGGCGACCAGGG CTGGACCGCTGTCGTCGTTGCGCTGCGCCATACGAAGGACGCTTGCAACAGcgctgcggacgacgcgccgctgatTCTCTGCTGTCTTCGATTTCTCGCGAACTTGATGGATCTCACGACGAGTCGATCGGTCATGCTGCGCCATGCTGCAGCG GTCCTTGCGAGCCTTGCCTCGGATCGAATCCTTGTGAGCGCAAACAGAAACGTCCGCCTGACTGCCGCTTCTGTGCTTGCCAACTTTGCTGTGGCGTTCGCGAACAAGGAGGAGAAAGCCGCGCGTGTCCAG GTTATCGAACTCCTCCACCGGCTGATGATCACCGAACAAGACGCAGACGTGTACTACCggtgcctcgccgcgctgttGACGATCCTCGTCACGCCCcctctgccgcagcagcgagcgacCCTCGTGAATAGGTGCAAGGAGTTGGATGTGGCGTCCCTCTTGCCTCCGATGAACCAGCAAGTCCCTGCAGAGGGCAAAGTCGGAGACATGGCACAAAATCTGTTGCTTCTTCTTGAGTAG